From Anas acuta chromosome 11, bAnaAcu1.1, whole genome shotgun sequence, the proteins below share one genomic window:
- the ARL8B gene encoding ADP-ribosylation factor-like protein 8B, whose protein sequence is MLALLSRLLDWFRSLFWKEEMELTLVGLQYSGKTTFVNVIASGQFSEDMIPTVGFNMRKVTKGNVTIKIWDIGGQPRFRSMWERYCRGVNAIVYMVDAADREKIEASRNELHNLLDKPQLQGIPVLVLGNKRDLPNALDEKQLIEKMNLAAIQDREICCYSISCKEKDNIDITLQWLIQHSKSRRS, encoded by the exons ATGCTGGCGCTGCTGTCCCGGCTGCTGGACTGGTTCCGCTCGCTCTTCTggaaggaggagatggagcTCACCCTGGTGGGGCTGCAGTACTCGGGCAAGACCACCTTCGTCAACGTCATCGCg tcaggtCAATTCAGTGAAGATATGATTCCTACTGTGGGCTTCAACATGAGAAAAGTTACAAAGGGTAACGTTACAATAAAG ATCTGGGATATAGGAGGGCAACCACGATTCCGAAGCATGTGGGAACGATACTGCAGGGGAGTTAATGCTATTGT CTACATGGTAGATGCTGCAGATCGTGAAAAAATAGAAGCCTCTCGGAATGAGCTGCACAATCTTCTAGATAAGCCACAGTTACAAGGAATCCCT GTTCTAGTACTTGGAAACAAGAGAGACCTTCCTAACGCTTTGGATGAGAAACAACTAATTGAAAAGAT GAACCTTGCTGCTATTCAGGACAGAGAAATCTGCTGCTACTCAATTTCATGCAAAGAGAAAGATAATATAG aTATCACGCTTCAGTGGCTTATTCAGCATTCAAAATCTAGAAGAAGCTGA